tacatataagcacacacacacacacacacacacacacacacacacatatatatatatatatatatatatatatatatatatatatatatatatatatatatatatatatatatataaagaatacttcccacgtattccctgcgtgtcgtagaaggcgactaaaagggaagggagcggggggggctggaaatcctcccctctcttttttttttttattttccaaaagaaggaacagagaagggggccaggtgaggacaatccctcaaaggcccagtcctctgttcttaacgctacctcgctaatgcgggaaatggcgactagtatgaaaaaaaaaatgtgtgtgtgtgtgtgtgtgtgtgtgagtgtgtgtgtatgctatagatagagttgaacggaggagattggatgtgttggaaatgagatgtttgaggacaatatatggtgtgaggtggtttgatagagtaagtaatgtaagggtaagagagatgtgtggtaataaaaagagtacggctcgggaagcagaagagggtatgttgaagtggtttggaaatatggagagaatgagtgaggaaagattaacaaagaggatatatgtctcagaagcggagggaacaaggagaagcgggagaccaaattggaggtggaaggatggagtgaaaaaaattttgagcgatcggggcctgaccacataggagagtgagaggcgtgcaaggaacagagtgaactgaacgatgtggtatacttgagtcgacgtgctgtcaatggactgaactagggcatgtgaaacgtctggggtaaaccatggagaggtttgtggggcctggatgtggaaagggagctgtggttcccgtgtattacacatgacagctagagactaaatatgaacgaatggggcctttttgtctgtatcccttgcgctacctcgctaacgcgggagacggcggttaattatacatatacacacacacacatatatatatatatatatatatatatatatatatatatatatatatatatatatatatacacaccatagccttaaccaggtacccatttcatcgaccaacccagaggggtggataaacagcagggttgactgtgggccgaatgccgtaaccaggattcgaagctatgcgctcgaccctggccgACCCGGGACTGCGCCACGGTCAGGAACCCTAACCGATACAATATCAGTATTGTTATTACACTACTGATATTGTTCCTCATTAAGATTATCATGttaatattatcatgatgaaaaTCATCataattaacatttactctcttcATGAAGGTCTGCAACTGACTACTGTTTATCAAAACATGTGGTAATGTGTAGCATAACCTGCTACACTcgctctccctacctacctacctacctatcgcTAACTACCCTAAGTTACTGCAGAGAGGAAGGACTGGCATATGGCgctcactgcagagagagagagagagagagagagagagagagagagagagagagagagagagagagagcaacatgctGGCGACGTGTGACCACCTTCTACAATACAGTAGACCCATCCTGCTGGTCATGACGAGGGATACCTGTGTCATCAACACCCTGCCTCCTCCCCAGGCAGTCAGTCACCACTCCCCAGGCAGTCACCACTCCCCAGGCAGTCACCACTCCCCAGGCAGTCACCACTCCCCAGGCAGTCAGTCACCACTCCCCAGGCAGCTGGCTCCCCCTCTGCCCAAGCACAACCCTCCTACCTACCAATGCCATCTAATCATGAACCTCACATCTGCTACTCTCTCAACACAATATCCAATCATGAACCTCACATCTGCTACTCTCTCAACACAATATCCAATCATGAACCTCACATCTGCTACTCTCTCAACACAATATCCAATCATGAACCTCACATCTGCTACTCTCTCAACACAATATCCAATCATGAACCTCACATCTGCTACTCTCTCAACACAATATCCAATCTTAAGTTAGTTTGTATCACTCCAGTCGcctctgatcaacacatcctttcCATCAATGTATCCTCTCCAAACTAATCCATCTCCCTCAAACTAATGCATCTCCCTCAAACAAATCTATTTTTCCGCTAATCAATCCAAAGTGATTATCCAGTCAATGTCTTAATCATTCCATCATCCCGACTTTCGtggaccaccacacctccagccgcTTGCTCCACCTTTGCTCATGACGACGATATCAAGGATAACCAACCACtgagccccagccccagccccccagcccagccccagccccagccccctaGCCCACTCAGACTACTCTCCTGTTTATTGTTCACACACCTCCAAGAACACTTCTTGCATATCATTTTGCGATATTTTATATTCATCttattattttctgttttatTGGTTCGTGTTGGAAGCTGTTTCCCTGAGTGTGGTCGCAGATCATCACACCCTCATCCAGAATCAAGGGTTATTGTCTGCCTCCAAGCACCATTAATGCTGCTTTCAGTTTCCACACACTAAAGGAAATGACGGGGGTCATTCGACTCAGGGCCGCTGGTGTTCGTGGATATATAAAGCGGGCGAAGGCCAGTGTTGGTCATTCAGCGAGTGTTCTCGTTGGGTTGCAGAAGTAGTCTATCTGGGAGACTGACACGGAAACAcgttcatcatcaacaacaacaacaacaacacagtgcTTTACTAAGGTACGTAAGGTGAAATATGCCAGGGGCACTGCACTGCAGGTGTAGGATTATAGTGGGGAAGGTGAGGGCAGTTGTGGCAGAGTGAGAAGTAAGAGATGGTGTGGGCACCGGAGGCtgggtgctggtgagggtggacgTCAGATGAGGCACCACACTGCCAGCATGATGGCACGTCACGAGCTACGATGGGTCTTGTACCGATGTTGGAGGCATCCTAAGGGTGGCTTGAGTCTGGTGTCGCACAGCCAAAACTTCAGGTACTGGAGTCGTACACTTGTTCTCTATAGAGTTAATTACCTGACTGCCTTGTAGCGGGCGGTGATAGCAGGTACATAAGAGGCAGGAACACTCAGTGGAGAGCGGCAGCCCTACTCACATGGCTGCCTCCCACAACTGCTATACAGACTGTCTGTACTGACCATCACTTACGTCATCCaacccactcaccctccacgTAATCACATGTAGAACGGTAAGCCATGACTCCGTCGTACCTTAACCCTCACTACCTACACGAGCTGGTACCTGAGCATCCTACAACAGTGCTTGTGACCTTAGTATCCTACAACAGTGATTGTGACCTTAGTATCCTACAACAGTGATTGTAACCTTAGTATCCTACAACAGTGATTGTGACCTTAGTATCCTACAACAGTGATTGTAACCTTAGTATCCTACAACAGTGATTGTGACCCTAGTATCCTACAACAGTGATGCAAATCTTAGCTAAACCTCTCTGGAAGACCTACTACGACAACAAGTGTCTGTGAGGCTGTCACTGTCTTCCACTGCTGGAGGTGGCCGTCTACATGTGCCCTCCGTCAGGGTAACAGTTCGTGAGGAGGTTGTGAGAACCCTCCGTACTCATGGCGGCTCCTGAGACCTGATACGTCATCATCACCCAGTCATGGGGTCCTGTTGACCCATGCAAACTATCATCACCCAGTCATGGGGTCCTGTTGACCCATGCAAGTTATCATCACCCAGTCATGGGGTCCTGTTGACCCATGCAAACTATCATCACCCAGTCATGGGGTCCTGTTGACCCATGCAAGTTATCATCACCCAGTCATGGGGTCCTGTTGACCCACGCAAAGATAAACACATGATGTGAACATCATTTCGCTGTGTGTTAACACTTCAATCTTGACCTAACAATAAAAATCAATGAGGTACTATCTCATTATTCAAATCAAAAACACCAAACATACACTCCATATATCTGCCAGGTGAAGGAGAGATCAATTACTGTGTAGATAAGCATTCTCTTTATCATTAATgacactactatatatatatttatattcatcgattatactttgtcgctgtcttccgcgttagcgaggtagcgcaaggaaacagacgaaaagaatggctcCAACGCACCCatctacaaatgtatatacataaacgcctacacatgcacatatatatacctatacatttcaatgtatacatacatatacatacacagacatatacatatatacccatgtacatattcatacatgctgccttcatccattccgccgccaccCAGCCAGGTAAGCAGTACAGTACATACCTGTATGTGCAGCACTGCCAGCGTGTCCGGCCCACATAGAGGAACACACTGACACACTAGTGTGGGATTACCACCACCTCAGCAGGACAGTATGGCACCTCAGTATGCACgacaccctcacctctcacaacctcttACAATTAATTTCTAAACTTTTAGCTTCGCTTTCTACTGTGCTGTGGTTGAAGGTTGACCTTACACCTGCCTACAGATGTGGCTGGCCAAGATCGTGGTGGTGACTATGGTCCTCATGTCGTCCGGTGTAACAGGTCGCTCGTCCAGCGGCCTCGTCCGCCTAGAGAAGCTTctgtcgtcctcgtcgtcctcgTCCACTCCCCTGGGTCTCGTGTCAGCTGATCATAGCGTCGACAAGAGAGCAGTGTTCGACCAGTCGTGTAAGGGAGTATACGACCGGTCGCTCTTCCAGAAGCTGGACAGGGTGTGTGACGACTGCTACAACTTGTACCGCAAGTCGTACGTGTCCACCGGCTGCAGGTGaggaccctccaccacaccacaccacaccacacaacaccacacaacaccacacaccacaccacaccacacctccctcactgcctctacTGTGCTGCTTATGATTTCATTTTGATTCAGTTGTtaatttctctttcatttacCACTGAGTTACTTCTGATTATAATGATTAAACACATTATTTATAGTCTGCTTCAATTTGTTTAAAAACCTTAATCTCATATTTTTATGCACTATTGTTTTGGTTGTATGCATGACCTTCCCTGAGTATTactgattttttttacttttcaaaatccAACGTTTGATTTTCTCTTCCACACTTCTCTTTAACTTATATATAAAGGAAATACCTTCCTACTGTCCAGTGTCTTCGCGTGTCACTTTTTCTAAAACTTTTTTTAATATTGTTTTATAATTTCTACATTTATTTGTTGATAGCTCTTCATTTTATCCCCTTAATTTGCCCCGGTTTGTTTCCGTTGCTGAACCTTATGACCTATTTATCTTTACACTCGACCAGAGAGAACTGTTTCGCCAGAGACGTTTTCTCCATGTGTGTGGATTCCCTTGGACTGGATGTGGACCTGTACTTGGCCATCAGGGCCATGCTCCAGTGATGATGACCTTCAGGGTCAAGGGTCGCCCTCAGGGCCAGTGGTCATCATGGTAATCTATCACATATTACTTTTCTGTAAAAACTGGTTAATCATTTACCTGGatattttaattatcattatgattgatCTTCCTTATTGGTTACCAAGTTTCTGTTATTATTGGTTACTAAGTTTCCGTTATTTTCCAAAGTATTTTTCATTGAGTTTCATTTACAACCTTCAGCTGTCTTTAATTTACGTTTCAAGAAACTAGATATTTGTTTCACATTTCTTTAAAACACTTTATTTATTACTTTCTCAGTTACAATCACGATTAAATATGTTACTATCTTTTGATCAGTCCTGGTAATGTTACGTTTGATTACCGAGGTTAGTGTCGTCACCACTTGGGAGTAACGCCCGTCTTGCACACAGGGAAAACTGCTATGGTAACCTGGTGTTCCGTCAGTGTCTGGACGACCTGCTCCTGGTGGACGTGGTGGACGAGTACGTCGCCTCCGTCCAGTTGGTGGGCAAGTAATCGTCACCCCAACTCCAGCAGCAAGTGGACCAACCACGCCCAgggacctccaccaccacctaccaacgCCTCACAACGTCTGTGGCTGCTCATAAACGTCTACCATATTCAGCTGACGTAAGGTATAGTCGTGGAACTGCACGACGCAAGTGAAAGCCTACACACTTCTCTCGCTGGCTAATGTCTCGCACGTGGAACATGTACGAACCATCATACACGATGACTGACGCTCGCAACCTCTAGCACGTCTCGACAGGAAGCAACATTTTGTCTTCAGGAGGGATGAACATGCAGATGTGTCTGCCTGGCTTCCCCACGACAGTAGCCAACACCTTCCCTTCTTCAGGGTAGGAGCAAACACGTGGAGAGTCTTCAAGCAACTTGCGAGCACATGCGAGATGCAGTGATGTGGATGCAGGCGATGATAGGTCCACTGGGTGCTGACCAACAGCTGTGACCCCTTACTACCGCTCTGATGTCCCACTACTACCCCATTATGTGCCACTACTACCCCATTATGTGCCACTACTACCCTATTATGTCCCACTACTACCCCATTATGTCCCACTACTACCCCATTATGTCCCACTACTACCCCATCAGGGAATCTCTGTATATCCAATATGTAACACAGTAAAGCACAACACGTGTGAAGTTTATATGACAGAAATTTTCAAAGAGAAGGATTGtactggataatatatatatatatatatatatatatatatatatatatatatatatatatatatatatatatatatatatatatatgagcgtgtatgtgtgtaatcaGTACGGGGTATGTGGTTCATGGAAACAGTATTACTCTAGTCTCTCACAAGAAGACTTTCACTTCTAGTCATACAATAAGTAAGTAAAGTATTTTTCTATGAGACGTGAGGTTTGGGTATTTGCTAAGAGATTATTTATTCGGTAATAAAGCCTAGCTAAGCAGTATCTACACAAGGTTTTCTTCCACACCGCAAAATATAACAGAGTCTAACACTTTAGTTAACAGGAATCTT
This sequence is a window from Panulirus ornatus isolate Po-2019 chromosome 11, ASM3632096v1, whole genome shotgun sequence. Protein-coding genes within it:
- the LOC139751180 gene encoding crustacean hyperglycemic hormones A*-like isoform X2, with protein sequence MWLAKIVVVTMVLMSSGVTGRSSSGLVRLEKLLSSSSSSSTPLGLVSADHSVDKRAVFDQSCKGVYDRSLFQKLDRVCDDCYNLYRKSYVSTGCRENCFARDVFSMCVDSLGLDVDLYLAIRAMLQ
- the LOC139751180 gene encoding crustacean hyperglycemic hormone-like isoform X1, with the protein product MWLAKIVVVTMVLMSSGVTGRSSSGLVRLEKLLSSSSSSSTPLGLVSADHSVDKRAVFDQSCKGVYDRSLFQKLDRVCDDCYNLYRKSYVSTGCRENCYGNLVFRQCLDDLLLVDVVDEYVASVQLVGK